In Zingiber officinale cultivar Zhangliang chromosome 6A, Zo_v1.1, whole genome shotgun sequence, a single genomic region encodes these proteins:
- the LOC121997210 gene encoding eukaryotic initiation factor 4A-11-like yields the protein MAGLTPEGSQFDARQYDAKMSELLNTDGQEFFTTYDEVYESFDDMGLQENLLRGIYAYGFEKPSAIQQRGIVPFCKGLDVIQQAQSGTGKTATFCSGILQQLDYGLVQCQSLVLAPTRELAQQIEKVMRALGDYLGVKVHACVGGTSVREDQRILSSGVHVVVGTPGRVFDMLRRQSLRPDYIRMFVLDEADEMLSRGFKDQIYDIFQLLPSKIQVGVFSATMPPEALEITRKFMDKPVRILVKRDELTLEGIKQFYVNVEKDEWKLDTLCDLYETLAITQSVIFVNTRRKVDWLTDQMRGRDHTVSATHGDMDQNTRDIIMREFRSGSSRVLITTDLLARGIDVQQVSLVINYDLPTQPENYLHRIGRSGRFGRKGVAINFVSHDDERMLFDIQKFYNVVIEELPSNVADLI from the exons ATGGCTGGATTGACACCAGAAGGATCGCAGTTTGATGCTCGTCAATATGATGCAAAAATGAGTGAACT GCTAAATACTGATGGGCAGGAATTCTTCACAACATATGATGAGGTCTATGAAAGCTTTGATGATATGGGACTTCAGGAGAATCTTCTTAGAGGCATTTATGCCTATG GTTTTGAGAAGCCCTCTGCAATTCAGCAAAGAGGCATAGTCCCCTTCTGCAAGGGACTTGATGTTATCCAGCAAGCACAATCTGGAACTGGGAAAACTGCCACTTTTTGTTCTGGAATTTTGCAGCAGCTTGATTATGGTTTGGTTCAATGTCAATCTTTGGTTCTTGCTCCAACTAGAGAACTGGCCCAGCAAATCGAAAAGGTCATGCGAGCACTTGGTGATTATCTTGGTGTAAAAGTTCATGCTTGTGTTGGAGGAACGAGTGTTCGTGAGGATCAGCGGATACTTTCAAGTGGGGTCCATGTTGTGGTTGGCACTCCAGGTCGTGTCTTTGATATGTTGAGAAGGCAATCTCTTCGCCCTGATTATATCAGAATGTTTGTCTTGGACGAGGCAGATGAAATGCTTTCACGTGGTTTCAAGGATCAG ATATACGATATCTTCCAACTACTTCCTTCAAAAATCCAGGTTGGTGTCTTTTCAGCCACAATGCCACCTGAGGCCCTGGAGATTACCAGGAAGTTCATGGATAAACCAGTTAGGATTCTCGTGAAGCGAGATGAACTTACCCTGGAAGGTATAAAGCAATTCTATGTGAATGTTGAAAAGGATGAATGGAAACTTGATACACTATGCGACCTGTACGAGACATTAGCCATCACTCAAAGCGTCATCTTTGTTAATACCCGACGAAAGGTGGACTGGCTCACTGACCAAATGAGGGGCAGGGATCATACTGTCTCAGCCACACATGGTGATATGGATCAAAACACCAGGGACATTATCATGCGTGAATTCAGATCTGGCTCCTCAAGAGTTCTCATCACTACCGATCTCCTTGCCCGTGGTATTGACGTCCAGCAAGTCTCCCTGGTCATAAATTATGATTTGCCAACTCAGCCAGAGAACTACCTCCACAGGATTGGACGTAGTGGACGGTTTGGTAGAAAGGGTGTTGCGATAAATTTTGTTTCCCATGATGATGAGAGGATGTTGTTTGATATCCAAAAGTTCTACAACGTGGTCATAGAAGAGCTGCCTTCCAATGTGGCTGATCTTATCTGA